A region from the Leishmania panamensis strain MHOM/PA/94/PSC-1 chromosome 20 sequence genome encodes:
- a CDS encoding hypothetical protein (TriTrypDB/GeneDB-style sysID: LpmP.20.0790), with the protein MSQFGRPQAPYDWGAGVRVRVQRACQAPYFSLFREENTRQADAVYEGRLSRAGAGAYPAIKDDGQRLLYFPYRNAESVYCTTAEAAGVASEVVTLVGATGTVGKFVAEQYLRRGVSVTVLVRDTEKAKSLFLPIADGQRERNRSASMGYIYLGGAAEKRELTESLDYRDSRRGDRHVLRYEFRTSHSVGGSSAGNADISGNQRVTLELIEGDAGSAEDLEFSMRHASVVFYLAAAIEEAPSPALRADGCPSSSAPWWSPGSRFGSGRRFGSFLHALDACRRVDAHFVVLTPLWVRGSRLSPLYWYRRLVAYPRGYCKAVQLQEQTLLSQNGNPNVHCYFGTEELEERQSGGAWNSWWRMWLSTEPHGDLLKLRSPVRFSLFRLSDIVFPSFNERIVAAKNNRVDDDFHTKPIRQGDLDARLLANVLVKSIGLCNSVVASRIDVGGCMRDGTDMRDSSAVFDLFEQLRNE; encoded by the coding sequence ATGAGCCAGTTTGGTCGCCCGCAAGCTCCCTATGATTGGGGCgctggtgtgcgcgtgcgagTGCAGCGGGCTTGTCAAGCGCCGTATTTTAGCCTCTTTCGCGAGGAGAACACACGTCAAGCAGATGCGGTGTACGAGGGGCGCTTGAGTCgtgccggcgctggcgcgtATCCAGCCATTAAAGACGATGGGCAGCGTCTCTTGTACTTTCCCTACAGAAATGCCGAGTCGGTGTACTGCACCACGGCGGAGGCTGCGGGCGTAGCATCCGAGGTGGTGACGCTGGTTGGCGCCACTGGGACGGTGGGCAAGTTCGTGGCGGAGCAGtacctgcgccgcggcgttAGTGTGACAGTCCTGGTGCGCGATACTGAAAAAGCTAAGTCTCTTTTTCTGCCAATTGCGGATGGCCAGCGTGAACGAAATCGATCGGCCTCCATGGGGTACATATAcctcggcggtgcggcggagAAGCGTGAGCTGACGGAGTCTCTCGACTACAGAGATTCACGGCGGGGGGATCGTCACGTACTGCGGTACGAGTTCCGCACCTCGCATAGTGTTGGGGGCTCCAGCGCCGGTAATGCTGACATCAGTGGCAACCAGCGTGTCACGCTGGAGCTTATCGAAGGGGATGCGGGGTCAGCGGAGGACCTCGAGTTTTCGATGCGGCACGCAAGCGTCGTGTTCTACCTTGCCGCTGCGATTGAAGAGGCGCCCAGTCCGGCGCTACGGGCAGACGGTTGCCCTAGCTCCTCTGCTCCATGGTGGAGCCCCGGGTCGCGGTTTGGAAGCGGCCGGCGTTTTGGCAGCTTCCTGCACGCCCTTGACGCCTGTCGCCGTGTCGACGCTCACTTCGTCGTGCTGACACCGCTGTGGGTACGCGGGTCGCGTCTATCGCCGCTTTACTGGTACCGGCGACTCGTGGCATACCCGCGTGGGTACTGCaaggcagtgcagctgcaggagcaaaCGCTGCTTAGTCAGAACGGTAACCCGAACGTGCACTGCTACTTTGGcacggaggagctggaggaacGGCAGTCGGGTGGTGCCTGGAACAGCTGGTGGCGCATGTGGCTCTCGACGGAGCCACACGGCGACCTTCTAAAGCTGCGCAGTCCAGTACGCTTTTCACTTTTCCGGCTCTCTGACATCGTCTTTCCAAGTTTCAACGAGCGCATCGTCGCTGCCAAGAACAACCGCGTCGACGACGACTTTCACACCAAGCCCATTCGGCAGGGTGATTTGGACGCACGACTCCTGGCAAACGTCTTGGTGAAATCTATTGGACTCTGCAATTCCGTTGTAGCGAGCCGCATCGACGTTGGTGGGTGCATGCGGGATGGCACAGATATGCGGGATTCCAGCGCTGTCTTCGATCTCTTTGAGCAGCTCCGAAATGAGTAG
- a CDS encoding hypothetical protein (TriTrypDB/GeneDB-style sysID: LpmP.20.0800): MDTLTFRRANRYGDEANGAAYIESEYSYVSPSEQFAEDNLLRSYAGRYNSHHTARGDSVNCDLFSMQRVMDMTGSLQREQEDREAREAVVDISEAERMRQVRDAQWEAVKARMSQRATSMHTVRAHDSEDDEEEVELRSGHTTLSASLNALVPSLSEERAMQSGGSCVVESMPERFCHFVYNWFMYFVYALSVSAVPGIDARKGADSREYFDFRVR; this comes from the coding sequence ATGGACACCCTCACATTTCGCCGGGCCAACCGCTATGGCGACGAAGCCAACGGCGCGGCGTACATAGAAAGCGAATACTCCTACGTCTCCCCGTCTGAGCAATTCGCGGAGGACAACTTATTACGGTCCTACGCCGGCAGGTACAATTCGCATCACACTGCCAGAGGTGATTCTGTTAACTGTGACTTGTTTTCAATGCAGCGCGTCATGGACATGACAGGGTCCCTGCAGAGGGAGCAGGAGGACAGAGAGGCTCGCGAGGCAGTCGTCGACATCAGCGAGGCCGAGCGAATGCGCCAGGTGCGAGATGCACAATGGGAAGCTGTGAAGGCACGCATGAGCCAACGGGCGACATCCATGCATACCGTTCGAGCCCACGACAGCGAGgatgacgaagaggaggtggagctgagGTCGGGTCACACGACGCTGTCCGCCTCGCTGAACGCGCTCGTGCCCTCCTTGTCGGAGGAGCGTGCCATGCAAAGCGGTGGATCTTGTGTGGTAGAGTCGATGCCAGAGAGGTTCTGTCATTTCGTCTACAACTGGTTCATGTACTTCGTCTACGCACTCTCTGTCTCGGCGGTGCCAGGGATAGACGCCAGAAAAGGTGCGGACTCGCGAGAGTACTTTGACTTCCGTGTCCGCTAA